A single window of Kitasatospora sp. HUAS MG31 DNA harbors:
- a CDS encoding CapA family protein produces MSSEVHPVEYGGTARPVTVALAGDTMLGRSVARQVAAGAGLAELFAPEVRRVAAEADLFVLNLECCVSARGGRWPDPGKQFFFRAPPRTADLLAELGVDCVTLANNHALDYGRTALDDTLTHLAAAGVRTVGAGEDLRAAREYAVLTAHGLRIAVVGVTDHPADFAAGPDRSGVAHADLRHGAPDWLAALVERAAEEADAVLVTPHWGPNMTSGPAPYIRRAAAELLEAGATLVAGHSAHVFHGAADRVLYDLGDFLDDYAVDPVLRNDLGLLFLVTFAPEGVPVRVAAVPLHLDYCRTEPARGGRRRWIRERFTGACAELGTGVAAEGDRLVIDWSGQRVGG; encoded by the coding sequence ATGAGCAGCGAGGTGCATCCCGTGGAGTACGGCGGGACGGCCCGGCCGGTGACCGTGGCCCTCGCCGGGGACACCATGCTGGGCCGCTCGGTGGCCCGGCAGGTGGCCGCGGGCGCGGGGCTCGCGGAGCTGTTCGCGCCGGAGGTCCGCCGGGTCGCGGCGGAGGCCGACCTGTTCGTGCTCAACCTGGAGTGCTGCGTCTCGGCCCGGGGCGGCCGCTGGCCGGACCCGGGCAAGCAGTTCTTCTTCCGGGCACCGCCCCGCACCGCCGACCTGCTGGCCGAGTTGGGCGTGGACTGCGTGACCCTCGCCAACAACCACGCGCTGGACTACGGCCGCACGGCCCTCGACGACACCCTCACCCACCTCGCGGCGGCCGGGGTGCGGACGGTCGGCGCCGGCGAGGACCTCCGGGCCGCGCGCGAGTACGCGGTGCTCACCGCGCACGGCCTGCGGATCGCGGTGGTCGGCGTGACCGACCACCCGGCGGACTTCGCGGCCGGCCCGGACCGGTCCGGGGTGGCCCACGCCGACCTCCGGCACGGCGCACCGGACTGGCTGGCCGCCCTGGTGGAGCGGGCCGCCGAGGAGGCCGACGCGGTGCTGGTCACCCCGCACTGGGGGCCGAACATGACCTCCGGCCCGGCGCCGTACATCCGCCGGGCCGCGGCGGAGCTGCTGGAGGCCGGGGCGACGCTGGTCGCGGGGCACTCGGCGCACGTGTTCCACGGCGCCGCCGACCGGGTGCTGTACGACCTGGGCGACTTCCTCGACGACTACGCGGTGGACCCGGTGCTGCGCAACGACCTCGGTCTGCTGTTCCTGGTCACCTTCGCCCCGGAGGGCGTGCCGGTACGGGTCGCGGCCGTCCCGCTCCACCTGGACTACTGCCGGACCGAGCCGGCCCGCGGCGGGCGGCGGCGGTGGATC